The Chanodichthys erythropterus isolate Z2021 chromosome 12, ASM2448905v1, whole genome shotgun sequence genome contains a region encoding:
- the LOC137032394 gene encoding adhesion G protein-coupled receptor E3-like, which produces MSVVTLYNYCCYYGSFPIRVKACPGNYYVYELVSPPLCNLAYCADTGSVNTISPSVTPVTISTDPCYNYTVLNDTWRSTSNTYDSFRRCDTSVTWSGWYRFVIQGWNAYIPDTCVAQYSCGTDITLWIRGGHPTVEDGVVTRDVCGHWNNYCCFFGSYPIKVKACPGNYYVYELVKPTVCSSTYCAGINITLQDGCTSPNCFQNLLEQIENISTSQVLSVTTVTNILTMAFNASENILESSSSSSSVSPAELASQGNSMLKTSEKLISTLVKPTDTSGNISFTLDAVEGRVFMVGPNVALNKIPRLDTTNSSVDIDLIGIAKNNNERSAAVAFMSFNTMENLLKPDFFNTSNDTIKTMMSTVISATLPKTTNTKLTKPVNFTLKHIREFDPSGSLSCVYWNISEWIVDGCSVLETNSSYTVCSCVHLSTFALIMQTSRPPESDSLLDVLNLVCVIVGLVFFSLALLTFALCQWSPGVNNVARINICISLLLAHLLFLLTQQFLSLIRPHQVSCVVISGVLHFLFLSGFVWMFIEAVLLFICVKNLSQISSKKREVLSSGFLCVIGYTVALVVVGVSVGLLPEGYGSEHCWINMDKGFIWSFLGPVCVILALNMILFICITIRLNSTLKNLNAEVSQMKQTKIMVFKTLAQFVVLGCSWILGFFTNGSKVLEILFLILNSQQGTFIFLVCCVLNNEIRQQYRKFFRCICCGRKQH; this is translated from the exons ATGTCTGTGGTCACGCTTTACAATTACTGCTGCTATTACGGCTCTTTTCCCATTAGAGTCAAAGCCTGTCCAGGCAATTATTATGTCTATGAGCTGGTTAGTCCACCTCTCTGTAATTTAGCATACTGTGCAG ACACTGGCAGCGTTAACACCATCTCTCCATCTGTGACACCAGTGACCATCTCAACTG ACCCCTGCTACAACTACACTGTGCTGAACGATACATGGAGATCAACCAGTAATACGTATGATTCATTCAGGAGGTGTGACACCTCTGTCACCTGGAGCGGCTGGTATCGCTTTGTTATTCAGGGCTGGAATGCTTATATCCCAGACACGTGTGTTGCTCAGTATAGCTGTGGCACTGATATCACACTGTGGATACGTGGTGGACACCCAACAGTTGAGGATGGAGTCGTCACTCGAGATGTCTGCGGTCACTGGAACAATTACTGCTGCTTTTTCGGGTCTTATCCCATTAAAGTCAAAGCCTGTCCAGGCAATTACTATGTCTATGAGCTGGTTAAACCAACTGTCTGCAGTTCAACATATTGTGCAG GTATAAATATAACACTGCAGGACGGATGCACC AGTCCGAACTGTTTCCAAAATCTACTTGAGCAGATCGAGAACATCTCTACATCTCAAGTGCTTTCTGTGACT ACTGTGACAAACATTTTGACTATGGCCTTCAACGCTTCAGAGAACATTTTAgagtcatcatcatcatcatcatcagtcaGCCCAGCTGAACTCGCCTCCCAAGGAAACAGTATGTTAAAAACCAGCGAGAAACTCATCTCTACATTGGTGAAGCCGACAGACACAAGTGGCAATATCAGTTTTACTCTTGATGCTGTGG AGGGACGAGTCTTCATGGTTGGACCAAATGTTGCATTAAATAAAATCCCTCGACTTGACACAACAAATTCTTCTGTGGACATCGATCTCATTGGGATCGCCAAGAACAACAATGAAA GATCAGCTGCTGTGGCTTTCATGAGCTTCAACACAATGGAGAATCTACTGAAGCCCGACTTCTTCAACACATCAAATGACACGATTAAAACCATGATGTCCACTGTGATCTCAGCTACTCTTCCCAAAACCACCAACACTAAACTCACCAAACCAGTCAACTTCACCCTCAAACACATCAGA GAGTTCGACCCCAGCGGTTCTCTGTCCTGTGTGTACTGGAATATCAGCGAGTGGATTGTAGATGGTTGTTCTGTTTTAGAGACCAACAGCAGCTACACTGTGTGTTCCTGTGTTCATCTGTCGACATTCGCTCTCATCATGCAAACCAGCAGACCACCAGAG AGCGACTCACTGCTGGATGTGTTGAATTTGGTGTGTGTGATCGTGGGGCTGGTGTTCTTCAGTTTGGCCCTGTTGACCTTTGCCCTTTGTCAGTGGAGTCCTGGAGTGAATAATGTGGCTCGAATCAACATCTGCATCAGTCTTCTGCTGGCTCACCTTCTGTTCCTGCTCACACAACAGTTCCTGAGCCTCATACGCCCTCATCAG GTGTCGTGTGTCGTGATATCAGGTGTGCTGCACTTCCTCTTTCTCTCTGGCTTTGTGTGGATGTTCATTGAAGCTGTGCTGCTCTTCATCTGTGTGAAGAACCTATCACAGATCAGCTCCAAAAAGAGGGAGGTGCTTAGCAGTGGATTCCTCTGTGTGATTGGATATACGGTTGCTCTGGTTGTGGTGGGCGTGTCTGTCGGGCTGCTTCCTGAAGGCTACGGCAGCGAACA CTGCTGGATTAACATGGATAAAGGTTTTATCTGGAGTTTTCTGGGTCCTGTTTGTGTCATACTAGCA TTAAACATGATTCTCTTCATTTGCATCACCATCAGGCTGAACTCAACTCTCAAAAATCTGAACGCTGAAGTTTCACAGATGAAACAAACCAA GATTATGGTATTTAAAACACTTGCTCAGTTTGTGGTTCTTGGTTGTTCCTGGATTCTGGGTTTCTTCACTAATGGCAGTAAGGTGTTGGAGATCCTCTTCCTGATCTTGAACTCCCAGCAGGGAACCTTCATCTTCCTGGTCTGTTGTGTCCTCAATAATGAG ATCAGACAGCAGTACAGGAAGTTCTTCAGATGTATTTGCTGTGGACGCAAACAACACTGA